One genomic region from Longimicrobiaceae bacterium encodes:
- a CDS encoding DUF433 domain-containing protein: protein MPREAVFHTHPEILSGTPVFIGTRVPVRTLLDYLEAGDSLDEFLKDFPGVQREQAIQFLEQAVEALLGRVA, encoded by the coding sequence ATGCCGCGCGAGGCCGTCTTCCATACCCACCCTGAGATCCTCAGCGGTACACCTGTCTTCATCGGCACTCGCGTGCCCGTGCGCACCCTCCTCGACTACCTGGAGGCCGGCGACTCGCTCGACGAGTTCCTCAAGGACTTCCCCGGCGTCCAGCGTGAGCAGGCCATACAGTTTCTCGAACAGGCGGTAGAGGCGCTTCTGGGCCGCGTGGCGTGA
- a CDS encoding integron integrase — MPPPRLLDQVRRVLHLKHFSIRTEEAYTRWIKRFVIFHGKRHPAEMGPQEVRAFLSHLATEGEVAAATQNQAFAALLFLYRDVLGVDLGVIEDVVRARRPAKLPAVFTRGEVKAVLAQLKGTHWLAASLLYGSGLRLLECLRLRVKDLDFESGQIAVRDGKGQKDRVTMLPDRLRGPLEDQLQRVRVLHERDLAEGFGAVHLPHALARKRPGAPRSLAWQYVFPAPSRSVDPRSGQVRRHHLSESAIQKAVSEAVRKAGISRAGSCHTFRHSFATHLLEAGYDIRTVQELLGHKDVRTTMIYTHVLNRGGMGVRSPLDAR; from the coding sequence ATGCCCCCGCCCAGACTGCTGGATCAGGTCAGACGCGTGCTGCACCTGAAGCACTTCTCCATCCGAACCGAAGAGGCATACACGCGCTGGATCAAGCGCTTCGTGATCTTCCACGGCAAGCGCCACCCCGCGGAGATGGGCCCGCAGGAGGTGCGCGCCTTCCTGTCGCACCTCGCCACGGAGGGGGAGGTCGCCGCCGCCACGCAGAACCAGGCGTTCGCCGCGCTGCTCTTCCTGTACCGCGACGTCCTCGGGGTCGACCTCGGGGTGATCGAGGATGTGGTGCGGGCACGGCGTCCCGCGAAGCTGCCGGCCGTCTTCACCCGGGGCGAGGTCAAGGCCGTGCTCGCCCAGCTCAAGGGCACGCACTGGCTGGCGGCCAGCCTGCTCTATGGCTCGGGGCTGCGCCTCCTCGAGTGCCTGCGGCTGCGGGTGAAGGACCTGGACTTCGAGAGTGGGCAGATCGCCGTCCGGGACGGGAAGGGCCAGAAGGACCGCGTGACCATGCTCCCGGACAGGCTGAGAGGGCCGCTGGAAGACCAGCTCCAGCGCGTCCGCGTGCTGCATGAGCGGGATCTGGCCGAGGGCTTCGGCGCGGTGCACCTGCCGCACGCGCTGGCGAGAAAGCGCCCGGGCGCACCCCGCAGCCTGGCCTGGCAGTACGTCTTCCCCGCTCCCTCGCGCTCGGTGGATCCCCGCTCCGGACAGGTGCGGCGGCACCACCTTTCCGAATCCGCGATCCAGAAGGCCGTCAGCGAAGCCGTTCGCAAGGCCGGGATCTCCAGGGCGGGGAGCTGCCACACCTTCCGGCACTCCTTCGCCACCCACCTCCTGGAAGCCGGATACGACATCCGCACCGTGCAGGAGCTGCTCGGGCACAAGGACGTGCGCACCACCATGATCTACACGCACGTCCTCAACCGCGGCGGGATGGGCGTGCGGAGCCCGCTCGACGCCCGATGA
- a CDS encoding ABC transporter ATP-binding protein, whose product MNDATPAPQPSAPLRRLIRYARPHRRRVWAASVCSVLNKLFDLAPEALIGAAVDVVVRGEDSLVARLGFPDVRDQLVVLAAITFVVWLLESLFQYLYDVLWRNLAQTLQHELRMDGYRHLQELDLAYHEERSTGGLMSVLADDVNQLERFLDRGANEVIQVVTTVLAIGAAFFVAAPEVAWVALLPMPFVIWGSLVFQARLAPRYAAVRESVGALNARLASNLSGITTIRAYAAEAHEEARVAAESEAYLRTNRHAIRLSAAFVPLIRVVILVGFTGTLLLGGLQVLEGELAVGTYSFLVFITQRLLWPLTRLGETLDLYQRAMASSTRIFALLDTPVQAHPGELALPPETVRGAVELDRVTFAYPGREPVLRRFSLHVPAGETVAVVGPTGSGKSTLVKLLLRLYEIDAGAVMLDGVDVRRIRPGDLRRAVGLVSQDVFLFHGTVRENIAYGSFGATDAQVVRAAELAEAHGFVMALPQGYDTVVGERGQKLSGGQRQRIAIARAILKDPPVLVLDEATSAVDNETEAAIQRSLERISVGRTTLAIAHRLSTVRNAHRIHVMQEGEIVESGTHEELLAAGGTYAALWRVQTGEAAAV is encoded by the coding sequence GTGAACGACGCCACCCCCGCTCCACAGCCGTCCGCGCCGCTCCGCCGGCTGATCCGCTACGCGCGCCCCCACCGGCGGCGGGTGTGGGCCGCCTCGGTCTGCTCCGTCCTCAACAAGCTCTTCGACCTCGCCCCCGAGGCGCTGATCGGCGCCGCGGTGGACGTGGTGGTCCGGGGCGAGGATTCGCTCGTGGCGCGGCTGGGATTCCCGGACGTGCGCGACCAGCTCGTGGTGCTGGCCGCCATCACCTTCGTGGTGTGGCTGCTGGAGTCGCTCTTCCAGTACCTGTACGACGTCCTCTGGCGCAACCTGGCGCAGACGCTCCAGCACGAGCTGCGCATGGACGGCTACCGGCACCTGCAGGAGCTGGACCTCGCGTACCACGAGGAGCGCAGCACGGGCGGGCTGATGTCTGTGCTCGCCGACGATGTGAACCAGCTGGAGCGCTTCCTGGACCGCGGCGCCAACGAGGTCATCCAGGTGGTGACCACGGTGCTCGCCATCGGCGCGGCGTTCTTCGTCGCGGCGCCGGAGGTGGCGTGGGTCGCCCTCCTCCCCATGCCCTTCGTGATCTGGGGCTCACTGGTGTTCCAGGCGCGGCTGGCCCCCCGCTACGCCGCCGTGCGCGAGTCGGTGGGCGCCCTCAACGCGCGCCTGGCCAGCAACCTGAGCGGGATCACCACCATCCGCGCCTACGCCGCCGAAGCGCACGAGGAGGCCCGCGTGGCGGCGGAGAGTGAGGCGTACCTGCGGACCAACCGCCACGCCATCCGCCTGAGCGCCGCCTTCGTGCCGCTGATCCGCGTGGTGATCCTGGTGGGGTTCACGGGGACGCTGCTCCTGGGTGGGCTGCAGGTGCTGGAGGGCGAGCTGGCGGTGGGGACCTACTCCTTCCTGGTGTTCATCACCCAGCGGCTCCTCTGGCCGCTCACCCGCCTGGGCGAGACGCTGGACCTGTACCAGCGGGCCATGGCCTCCAGCACGCGCATCTTCGCGCTGCTGGACACCCCGGTGCAGGCGCACCCGGGCGAGCTGGCGCTTCCGCCCGAGACGGTGCGCGGCGCGGTGGAGCTGGACCGGGTGACCTTCGCCTACCCCGGCCGCGAGCCGGTGCTGCGCCGCTTCTCGCTGCACGTTCCCGCGGGGGAGACCGTGGCGGTGGTGGGGCCCACCGGCTCCGGGAAGAGCACGCTGGTGAAGCTGCTGCTGCGGCTGTACGAGATCGACGCGGGCGCGGTGATGCTGGACGGGGTGGACGTGCGCCGCATCCGCCCGGGCGACCTGCGGCGCGCCGTGGGGCTGGTGAGCCAGGACGTGTTCCTGTTCCACGGCACCGTGCGCGAGAACATCGCCTACGGAAGCTTCGGCGCCACGGACGCGCAGGTGGTCCGGGCCGCGGAGCTCGCCGAGGCGCACGGCTTCGTCATGGCGCTCCCGCAGGGGTACGACACCGTGGTGGGCGAGCGGGGGCAGAAGCTCTCGGGGGGGCAGCGGCAGCGGATCGCCATCGCCCGCGCCATCCTCAAGGACCCGCCGGTGCTGGTGCTGGACGAGGCCACCTCGGCGGTGGACAACGAGACGGAGGCGGCCATCCAGCGCTCGCTGGAGAGGATCAGCGTGGGGCGCACCACCCTCGCCATCGCGCACCGCCTCTCCACCGTACGGAACGCGCACCGCATCCACGTGATGCAGGAGGGCGAGATCGTGGAGTCCGGCACGCACGAGGAGCTGCTCGCCGCCGGCGGCACCTACGCCGCGCTCTGGCGCGTCCAGACCGGCGAGGCCGCCGCGGTGTAG